The region AAAGTAAAAATGAATTTGGTAAAGCAAGAAACTAAAATTGTAGATCAGATTACTTTTAATATTAAAAGAGAAATAAAAGATGGTTTTATTATTAAAAAAATTTCTTTTTTTGCAGACAACGAGGAGCACTCTTTTATAGAACGTGTAAAATATTTAGATGTAAAAAAAATGACTTCTTATTTGCAAAAAGTCGGTTTTGCAATTACCAATGTTTTTGGAAATTATCGTTTAGAAAATTATGATCCACAAACTTCAGATAGGTTAATTTTAGTAGCAAAATGAGTTATATATTATTAATTGCATCTGTTTTAATGGGTTCTTTATTGGTTTTTATTTTAAAACCGAATAAAAAGTCAGTTCGTTTATTATTAGCTTTTAGCGGTGCTTATCTATTATCTGTTACAATTTTACATTTGTTACCAGAGGTGTATATCGACACTTCTAAAACAACTAAAATCGGAATTTTTATTTTAATTGGTATAATTTTACAATCGGTTTTAGAGTCGTTTTCTAAAGGAGCAGAACACGGTCACATACATATACATTCTGATGGAAAACAATTCCCTTCGCTTTTATTTTTAAGTTTATGTCTGCATGCTTTTTCTGAAGGATTGCCCATTCATCATGCAGGTGAAAACTTGCTATGGGCTATTGTGGTGCATAAAATTCCGATTGCAATTGTACTCACTAGTTTTTTATTAGAAACTAAATATTCTAAAAAAATAGTGTTTACTTTTCTAATTTTCTTCGCACTAATGAGTCCTTTAGGTGTACTTTTGGGTAATAAAATTCCGTTTTTTATTACCTATGCCACAGAAATAACGGCCTTAATTATTGGGGTGTTTCTGCACATTTCTACGATTATTCTTTTTGAAAGCACTGAAAACCACAAATTTAACTTACAAAAGTTTATTGCCATTCTTCTAGGGGTAATTTTAACCCTGTTTACTCTATAGATTTTACTTATATTTAAGTATTTTAAAATCACTACTTATAGGTATAAAATTGTTTCAAATATTTGTGATATTTGAATGTATTAAAAATTAATATTGATGAAAGAATTAAAATTTAAATTGATTACGCCAAAAGAAGAAATTATTTTTAAAAAATTATTAAACTTCTATTTAGCTGATAAAAATCAAAAGCACAGTTATGTAGATAAAAAAGGTAAAAAATTTAAAATAAAAACTCCTCTACCCAATAATAAATTTAGAGTAGAAAAAATATTCTTATATGAAGTTATTGGAAATGACTGTATTTTTATACACATAACTGATGATAAGGGAATTCCTAGAAGATATGATCATAAAGTTTTTATTGGAGAGATAACATTTAACTTAGCAGATATTGAGTTTCATTCGGATAGAAATGATTTAATTAATTATGATGAAATTAAAGTTATTATTTATAACAGTACAGATATTTTATCATCTCCTAGCGACCTACCTATTTATAGTTCAGATATTTTTGACATTGACAAAAAGGCTACTTTACCCGATGAGACAGGAAGTGGAGTAATCGTTGAAGGACCATAAATGAAAATAATAAAATTAAAAAAAATAATTATACTGCAAATCATTTTATTCTTGATTTGTAGTGTCTCATACAGTCAAAATACTAAATTAGATTCCGCATATTTTTATTTTAAAAAGGCAAAACAATTTAATTTTGAAAACAAACATTTTATAGCATATAATAATTATATAAAATCTCTTGATATCTATAAAACATTAGATTTGAAAGATAGCGTTGCAAAATGTAATTTAGAATTATTTGAACTAATTAAATCTCAAAATAATTTAAAAAAAGACTCCAAACCATACTTAGACGATTACTATGATTACGCATTAAAAAAAAAGGATTCTTTTGGATTGCTAAAAGCGGTAAATAGATATGCACAATATTTTTGGAATGCTGATTCTGTTTACCTTTCTAAATCTTATTATTTAAAAGCCTTACAACTAACCAACAATAAAAAACTATCAAAATATAAAGTAAGTACCTATTCTAATTTAGCGCATTTGCATACTGAAAAATATCCTGACACTGCTAAATATTATTTTGATAAAACATTAAATTTAAAAGATTTAATGAATAATAGGCAATTGGTTGGAACCTATATAAACTATTCAGCATTTTTAAAAAATCAAAAACAATACAATCAAGCTTTTGCATATTTAAAAGAAGCAGAAGCTATAGAACTTAAACAATATCAATTAAAATATAATAAAATAATTTACAGCGACTTTGCCAATATGTACAAATTACAAGGCAATTATAAAAAAGCCTACCAATATTATGAAAAATATAATATTGCTCGAGATAGCTTAAACAATACTGCTCAAAATGTAGCGATATCAGATTTAGATAAAAAGTATAAAACCGCAGAAAAAGAAAAAGAAAACTTACAATTAAAACAAGAAAATATAGCTATAGAACAAGAAAAAATTAAAAATCAAAACTTTCTTATTGCCACAATTCTTTTACTTATTTTAGTGAGTATCATCGCTACGCTAATTATCAAAAACTCCAAAAGAAAGAGAGAACTTGCAGAACAAGAGAAAAAGCTAGAAACGCAAAAAAATCTAACACTCCTAAAAGAACAAGAAATAACCACCATAAACGCAATGGTAGATGGTCAAGAAAAAGAACGAAAACAAATTGCAGAAGATTTACACGATAATTTAGGTTCTATTTTAGCAACTTTAAAATTACATTTTGATAATTTAAAAATTAATAGAGAAAAGAAAAAAATTAATCAAGATGAACTGTTCAATAAAACAGAAAAACTAATCGATGATGCCTATTTAAAAGTGCGTAGCATAGCGCATGCCAAAAATGCAGGAGTGATTGCAAATAAAGGGTTGCTGGTTGCTGTAAAAATGATGGCAGAAAAAATATCCTCTGCAGATAAACTAAAAATAGAAGTGATTCATTTCGGTTTAGACAAACGTGTAGAAAATAATTTAGAACTCACTGTTTTTAGAATCATCCAAGAATTATTAACTAATATAATTAAACATGCAGAAGCTCAAAACGCAACCATCAACATTTCTCTATATGATAAAAACCTAAATATTATTATTGAAGATGATGGAAAAGGTTTTGATATTAAAAAAGTTAATTTACAAAACGGAATGGGCATCAGCTCCATAAAAACGAGAATTGAACATTTAAAAGGAACTTTTACTGTTGATGCAACTATAGGAAAAGGAAGTGCTATACTTTTAGATATTCCTATTGTGTAAATAGGAATATTAAGTTTTTAAGTATAATAAATCCATTATTTTTATTTTTTTATCATCCAAGTTACTGAAATTCCATTTCGAACTATTGGTGCAATAACATATGATATTTCCACCATCACACCCTTTTAAATCACTGAAAATAATAAACTTAACCCACTAAAATTTATGGCCATTCTTTTAGTGGTAATTTTAACCCTACTTACTCTATAGATTTTACTTATATTTAAGTATTTTAAAAACCCTACTTGTAGGTATTTTAAATGTTATCTATTTTGTTGATATTTAAAATTAATTTAAAAACTAAGTAAATGAAAAATCAGAAGTATAAGATTGCCAAATCTTCAACAACAGACAATAATGGAGAGTTTGATGATCTGTTTTCCTTAAAATATGCTCCACATAGCAGAATTTTTTCATATGAGCAAAACGAAAAATTAATTCTAGTCTATTTTTTATCACATGCAAACACTAAAATTGATGAGAATATTACTTTTCTTAAAGATCCTCTTGGATTTCAAATTGTTATTAGTACTACTGAGCCAGAGAGTAATAAAGGTGATGTAATTGCTGTGCAAATAATAATAAAATGTGACAATTATAATGAAGTTGTAACGCAGATAGATAAGAAAGAAACTATTTTAATTGGTATAAACAATATTATTAATAATTCTATTACATCAGATTATAGATATGGTGGATTATCTACAGATCCGATTCCAGAATATCCGCCAATTCATGGTTTAATAAAATGATATTATTCTTTATGAAATTTTTATTTTTTTTGTTTCCTCTTACTTTATTTTGTCAAACTAATTTATCAGTTAAAAAACTTAATGATTCTATAGAATTAGCCATACAATATAGAGATGGAGAAAAAGCAAAAAAATTAATAGACATGCTATCTTCGAAAGATTTATCTTCTTTTGAAGATAGATTTTTATTAAATAAAAATATCTTTTTTTATCATTTTATACAAAAAGAATTTGATAGTTGTCAACAACAAATTTTAACGATTAATAGATATAAGCAAAAGCTTTCAGAAAGAACTAAAGCAAAACATAATGTTAATATTGCTTTTTTAAAAAGTTCACAAAATAAAATAGATTCTAGTGCAATTTATTTTGTAAAAGCATTAAATTTTTACGAAAAAGACTCTACTGAATATCTTGATAAAAAAACAACTATTTATTCTGGTTTGTACTCACTTTATAGACGAATAGGCAATAAAGAAAAAGAACTAATCTATTTAAAATTATATGTAAAAGAATCAAAAAAAAATAAGTCAAAAAGAAGTATTGCGTATAGCTTAAATAGTTTAGCCGTATTTTATGACAATAATAATGAGCCAAAAAAAGCTTTAAAAAATTTTAGAGAGGCCCTAACCTATATAGAATCAGAAATCGGAGCTCAAGCAATTTATCAAAATATTGGTTCAATTTATTTAAACCACTATAATAATATTGATTCTGCTTACTACTATAATAAAAAAGCTATTAATCAAAATACTTCAAAAAGAACTTTGGCTCATATTCATTATGATTTGTCTATTATAGCAAAAAGAAAAAATGATTTACTACTAGAAAATAATGAACTGCAAAAAGCTTTAAAAAACATAAAATTAGATCCTTTTCAAGAATTAGAGGTTAAGATTTATAAAGATTTATCAGAGAATACTAAAAAACTCAAAAATTATAAGGAGTCTTTACTTTATTTAGAAAAATATGATTCATTGAATAATGTTATAAAAAATCAGTCTTTAATTGAGAAGGTGGAAGATATTGAAATTAAATACCAAACTGAAAAAAAAGAAAGGGAAAATCTTCAATTAAAAGTTGATAAAGAAAAAAATAAAAGTTACTTAATAGTATCAGTATTGTCTTTAGTTTTAATAAGTATCATTGGTACACTAACCTTACAAAACTCTAAAAGGAAAAGAAAAGTCTTAGAACAACAAAAAGAACTCGAAAAGCAAAAAAACCTAACGTTAATAAAAGAACAAGAAATAACCACCATAAACGCAATGGTAGATGGGCAAGAAAAAGAACGAAAACAAATTGCCGAAGATTTACACGATAATTTAGGTTCTGTGTTAGCAACTTTAAAATTACATTTTGATAATTTAAAAATTAATAGAGAAAAGAAAAAAATTAATCAAGATGAACTGTTCAATAAAACAGAAAAACTAATCGATGATGCCTATTTAAAAGTGCGTAGCATAGCGCATGCCAAAAATGCAGGAGTGATTGCAAATAAAGGGTTGCTGGTTGCTGTAAAAATGATGGCAGAAAAAATATCCTCTGCAGATAGCATCAAAATTGAAGTTGTTGATTTTAATCTTGTTAAGCGCTTAGAAAATAATTTAGAAATTACTGTTTTTAGAATTATTCAAGAACTAATGACCAATATTATCAAACATGCTAATGCAAAAAATGTTACGATAAATATTTCTTTATTCGATAAAAATTTAAATATTATAGTAGAGGATGATGGCGTAGGCTTTGATATAAATACAGTTGAGCTAAATGATGGTATGGGGATCCATTCTATAAAAACAAGGATTCAGTATTTAAAAGGTACTTTTACTATTGATACAACTTTGGGCAAAGGAAGCTCCATAATTATGGATATTCCGATTCTATAAATACCTACATATAGGTATTTTTAAAGCATACACCATTTCTTATCTTTGAAAAAAATAGTGAATGATAACAATAATAATGGCAGAAGACCATCAAATGTTAATTGATGGGGTAAAATCTTTCTATGAGTATGATGAAGAAATAAGCATAATTGACACAGCAAACAATGGTGATGAATTGGTGAAATTAGTCACTTTAAAACAGCCTAAATTAGTGATAACGGATATTAGAATGCCAGTAATGGATGGCATTCAAGCCACAAAAGCCATCAAAAAAAAATTTCCTCATATTTATATTTTGGCAATGACCATGTTTGATCAACCAGATGCTATCAAACAAATGATTGATGCAGGTGCAACTGGTTATATTTTAAAGAATTCTGGAATAAAAATGCTCTCAAAAGCAATATTTGCGGTCACCAAAGGAGAAACTTTTTTTGATCCAAATGTGGCTTTTAACTTTATGAATGATTATATCGATGATAATGTTACAGTCGGAGAATCTCAAAACATCATTTTATCAAACAGAGAAAAAGAAATTTTACAACTAATTGCAGATGGAAAAACTTCTAAAGAAATTTCTGAAAACCTATTTATTGCCAAAACAACAGTAGATACTCACCGAAAAAACATGATTAGAAAATTAAATTTAGCTAATGGAAATGAATTAATTAAACACGCAATTGAAACGAAATATAAGTTTTAATTCCCTACTTCATTAAAAAACTTAATTCGCATTAAACGCAATTCTTCTTCATCATAATCACCATCAAATTCATTCAGCGCTTCTTCAATATCATCGGTTTCAGCTTCCATAAAGTACTCATAGATTTCCTCTTGTTGCTCTTCATCTAATAGTTCGTCTAAAGCATAATTGATATTTAACTTTGTGCCTGAAAAAATAATTACCTCCATCTCTTTAATCAATTCATTCATTTCTAGACCTTTTGATTTAGAAATATCTTCTAATGGTAATTTTTTATCTGTATTTTGAATAACAAACAATTTTAAACCTGAATTTAAACCCGTACTTTTTACAATTAAATCATCTGGTCTTAAAATGTCATTTTCATCCACATAATCAGAAATTAATTTCACAAAATCTTTACCAAATTTTCTTGCCTTGCCCTCTCCTACGCCATGAACCGTGGCGAGTTCTGGTAAAGTAATTGGATATTTTAAAGCCATATCTTGCAAAGAAGGATCTTGAAAAACAGCAAATGGAGGAACTCCTTGTTTAATGGCTACTTTTTTTCGTAAACTTTTAAGCAACAGCACTAAATTTTCATCGGCTATACCTCCTAAAGATTTAGCATTTGTTATGATGACATTATCATTTTCTGCACTATAAGAATGATCTTCCGTCATCATAAACGAGGTAGGATTTTGAATATAATAATCCCCTTCTTCTGTTAATTTAACAACGCCATATTGCTCTATTTCTTTTTTAATAAAATGAACTACTAAAACTTGGCGAATCAAAGCCATCCAATAAGACGCTGGCTTATCTTTACCAATACCAAAATAAGATTGTAAATGTGTTTTATGTGAGGTTAGTAATGCGTTTTCTTTTCCTATTATTGTATTGACTATTTCTTTAGACTTGTATTTCTGCAGTGTTTCTTTAACCACTTTTAAAAGTATAACAACATCATCTTTCGCTTCATGTTTTTTCTTCGGGTTTCTTGAGTTATCATCCATATCTGCTCCTGCACCATTTATTTCGTCAAAATCTTCACCAAAATAATGCAACAAATATTTACGTCGATTCATAGATGTTTCTGCATAACCCACCACTTCTTGTAATAAAGCATGCCCTATTTCTTGCTCTGCAATTGGCTTACTCGCCATAAATTTCTCTAATTTTTCGATATCTTTATAAGCATAAAAAGCCAAACAATAGCCTTCACCGTCGTCACGACCTGCCCTACCCGTTTCTTGGTAATAGCTTTCTAAACTTTTAGGAATATCATGATGAATTACAAAACGAACATCAGGTTTATCAATTCCCATTCCAAAAGCAATGGTTGCTACAACAACATCACAATCTTCCATTAAGAACATATCTTGATGTTTTACTCTAGTTTTAGCATCTAAACCAGCATGATAAGGAACTGCTTTGAGACCATTTACCTGCAAAACCTGAGCAACTTCCTCAACTTTTTTACGGCTTAAACAATAAATAATACCAGATTTACCTTCTCTTTGTTTTACAAAACGAATAATATCTTTCTCAACTTCTTTTGTTTTCGGTCTTACTTCATAAAATAAATTAGCTCTATTAAAAGAAGCTTTAAATCTATTAGCATCTGTAATTCCTAAAGTTTTTAAAATATCTTCTTGTACTTTTTCAGTGGCTGTCGCTGTTAAACAAATAACAGGAACCTTATCGATAGCACTAATAATGTGTTTTAAATTCCGGTATTCTGGTCTAAAGTCGTGACCCCATTCAGAAATACAATGCGCTTCATCAATAGCCACAAAAGATATTTTTTGTGTCCTTAAAAATGCAACATATTCTTCCTTAATCAAAGATTCTGGCGCAACATACAACATTTTTGTAATACCACTTGCGATATCTGCTTTAACGCGCGCGATATCCGTTTTATTTAAGGACGAATTTAAAACATGCGCTACGCCGTGTTGTTCAGAAATACCCCTAATGGCATCAACTTGATTTTTCATCAAAGCTATTAAAGGCGAAACCACTATAGCAGTACCTTCTGCCATTAAAGCAGGCAATTGATAGCATAGAGATTTACCTCCGCCTGTTGGCATTATCACAAAAGTATTATGATTGCTTACGATACTTTTTATTACTTCTTCTTGTAATCCTTTGAACTTGTTAAATCCAAAAAATTTTTTAAGAGGACCATGTAAATCCATTCAATATAAATTTTGTTAAATTAAAAAGACAAACCTTATAATTATATTATTTGTCTAAACTTATTTTTATAGTAAATTTGTCTTGATAATATATCTAAAGATATAACTTTTTTTTATTCTGATAAAATACTAAACACTTGAAAAATCAATCTTCAATTATTACAAACGCCAAAAAAACAATTTTAGCAGAAAGTAAAGCCATTGCTAATTTAGCAAATTTAATTAATGTAGATTTTGAAAATGCCATTAAATATATTTATAATTTTAAAGGTAGAGTAATTGTTACAGGAATTGGAAAAAGTGCCAATATTGCCACAAAAATTGTAGCTACTTTTAATTCTACAGGAACACCAGCCGTTTTTATGCATGCCGCAGACGCTATCCATGGAGATCTAGGCAATGTTTTAGAAGATGATATAGTCATCTGCATTTCTAAAAGCGGCAATACACCAGAAATAAAAGTATTAGTGCCTTTAATTAAAAATTATGGAAATAAAATTATTGCTATAACTGGCAATATTGACTCATTTCTAGGAAAAAATGCTGATTTTACTTTAAATACTTTTGTAGAAAAAGAAGCTTGTCCTAATAATTTGGCCCCCACAACAAGTACTACTGCACAATTAGTGATGGGTGATGCTTTAGCGGTTTGTTTGTTAGAATTAAAAGGCTTTACAAGTAAAGATTTTGCAAAATATCATCCAGGAGGTGCTTTAGGAAAACGACTTTACTTAAGAGTTTCTGATTTAATAGAAAACAACGAATTACCTCAAGTTACTGAAAATGATTCTATTGCAAAAGTAATTATAGAAATATCGGAGAAGCGTTTGGGAGTTACAGCCGTTATAAAAGACCATAAAGTTATTGGTATTATTACAGACGGAGACATTAGAAGAATGTTAAGTAAAACAACAAAAATTGATGATTTTGTAGCAAAAGATATTATGGGCAAAAACCCAAAAACGATTCATAAAGACGCTATGGCAATTGAAGCTTTAGATGCCCTAGAAAATAATAGTATCACTCAAATTTTAGCTGTAGATGACGATAATAATTATGCAGGAGTTGTACATTTACATGATTTAATTAAAGAAGGTATTTTTTAATGGCTACACAACAAAAAGAAATGTCTTTTTTAGGACATTTAGAGGAATTAAGATGGCATTTAGTGCGAAGTGCTTCAGCGATTTTTATTTTTGCTATCATCTTTTTTATTTTTTCTGAGCAAGTTTACAATCATTTCCTACTAGCACATTTAAAATCGGACTTTTTTACCTATCAACTATTTTGTGACTTCTTTAATTTATTTGGTATGGAAAGTGATTTTTGCAGCGTTAATTTTGCTGAAAAAAAACTACAAAGTATAAAAGTTACTTCTCAATTAATGAACTCTATTTGGTCTTCATTTATATTAGGTATCATTGTTTCCTTTCCTTATTTACTTTGGGAAATTTGGCGTTTTGTTTCCCCAGGATTAACCCCTAACGAAATTAAAAGATCAAGAGGTTTTATTTTTATCGCATCTTTGCTGTTTTTTATCGGGGTTTTATTTAGTTTCTATGTCATAGCGCCCATCTCCATTAACTTCTTATACAATTATCAAATTACAGATGCTATTGAAAACAGCTTTACACTAGAATCTCATATAGGACTGGTTACAAACATGTTACTAGGAGTTTCTGTGTTATTTGAATTACCTGTATTAATTTATTTCTTAACAAAAATCGGACTCATAACACCAGAATTTTTAAAGAGATACAGAAAACATGCTTTGGTGGTTGTACTAATTGTCGCCGCAATTATTACACCTCCAGATGTAGCAAGTCAAGTTATAGTTGCTATACCAGTGCTTATTTTATATGAAGTAAGTATTACCGTTTCACGAAGAGTTATAAAAAATCAAGAGAAAAATGCCAAATAAAGTTCAAGAGTTTAATGAGTATCGTCAGAAAATGAACGATAAAATTTTAGCGGATGACAATAAAGTCATCAAGCGAATTTTTAATTTAGATACAAATACATTTAAAGAAGGTCATTTGCCTGTAAAAACCAAAGAGTTGCTAGGTTTAGTAGCTTCTGCAGTTTTAAGATGTGATGATTGTATAAAATATCATTTAGAGTCTGCCATGAAAAATAACGTTACCAAAGAGGAAATGATGGAAACGATGTCTATTGCTACTTTAGTAGGAGGTACTATTGTAATTCCCCATTTAAGAAAAGCGGTTGAGTTTTGGGAAGCGCTAGAAAACGAAGCTAAAAACGTATAATTGTTTAAGAATGTTTTAAGAATTTCATAGTGTTATATTAAATACATTTACAAGACTAAATAATTCTATAGTGATACATCAGAAAAACATGATTTTAAGAGCAGAAAACATTCAAAAAATTTACGGCGCAAGAAAAGTTGTAAAAAGCATTTCTTTAGAAGTAAAGCAAGGTGAAATTATCGGTCTTTTAGGACCCAATGGCGCTGGAAAAACAACATCTTTTTACATGATTGTTGGAATGATTAAACCCAATGCTGGTCATATTTATTTAAATGATGAAGAAATAACCAACGACGCAATGTACAAACGTGCGCAAAAAGGAATTGGGTATTTAGCGCAAGAAGCATCTGTATTTAGAAAATTATCTGTAGAAGACAATATTTTGTCTGTTCTGCAATTTACAGATTTATCAAAAAAAGAACAAAAAATAAAATTAGAGTCTTTAATTGAAGAGTTTAATATTGGTCATGTTCGTAAAAATAGAGGAGATTTACTTTCTGGAGGAGAAAGACGTAGAACAGAAATTGCTCGTTGCTTGGCTTCAGATCCAAGTTTTATTTTACTAGACGAACCTTTTGCAGGAGTAGATCCTATCGCTGTAGAAGATATACAAAGCATTGTTGCACAATTAAAAACTAAAAATATAGGTATTTTAATTACAGATCATGATGTGCAAGCTACTTTGGCTATTACAGATAAAACGTACTTGATGTATAATGGTAGTATCCTAAAAGAAGGCACGCCAGAAGAACTAGCTGCTGATGAAATGGTGCGAAAAGTATATCTAGGAAAAGATTTTGAATTAAAAAAGAAAAGAGTTTTTCAATAAAAGCAAAAAATCCTAAGACAATTTTTTGCTACACATGTTCTTTTATTGAAAAATGAAAAGAAACCCCTTTAAAACCATCTGCTCTATCTTTTAAATAAATTTCACCCTCTAACCTTTCAACTATAGATTTAACGGTTGCCAAGCCTATTCCTGTGTTTTCATTATTGGTGTTTTCTAAGGTTTCCAACATCACAAAAACTTTTTCCCAATATTTTTCATCAACTCCTGGACCATTGTCTTTGTATGTAAGATGATAATATTCTCCTTCTTTCATGCAGGCTACATCAATTTCAACCTTCTCTTCATCACAGAATTTTCTGGAATTTGAGATTAAATTCTGAAAAATTTGAACAAATCCTATTTTAGAGCTTTTAATATTCATATTAGTAGCGCTTAAAACCATTTTATTTTCAAAATCAGTATGACTAACAATACTTTCTAAGAGTGTTTTTAAATTAAACTCCTCGTAAATAATATTTTCAGTATTTACCTTTGTGTATTCTAAAATATCATTAATCAAAGCACCCATATAAACCATTCTTCCATCTATGAGGTTTAAATATTCTTCTGCTTGTGTATCTTTAAATAGATTGATATGGTCTTCTTTTAACAGATCAATCAAATAATTAACACCACTAATAGGAGATTTTAAATCATGTGTTAATCGATAAGCGAAATTATTTAATTGTTCATTTAGGTTTGTTACTTTTTTATTTAATTCTTGAAGCTCATAATTCTTCTTTCTTAATTCTAGTAAACTAACGACTTGTTTTGCAAGTAATTTTAAAGAATTTTTTTGAGCTAAATTCAACTCTCTCGGTTTACTATCAATAACACACAAGGTACCTAAAGGAAATCCTTCTGAAGTATTTAAAGGTGCTCCTGCATAAAAAATTACATTTGGGTTTCCTGTTGTTAAAGGGTTATCAAAAAAACGTTCGTCTTTTGTAGCATCATTTACAATAAATAACTCGTCAGGATTTAAAATGCTATGTGCACAAAAAGCAAAATCTCTTGACGTTTCTCTAGCATCC is a window of Polaribacter litorisediminis DNA encoding:
- a CDS encoding ZIP family metal transporter, giving the protein MSYILLIASVLMGSLLVFILKPNKKSVRLLLAFSGAYLLSVTILHLLPEVYIDTSKTTKIGIFILIGIILQSVLESFSKGAEHGHIHIHSDGKQFPSLLFLSLCLHAFSEGLPIHHAGENLLWAIVVHKIPIAIVLTSFLLETKYSKKIVFTFLIFFALMSPLGVLLGNKIPFFITYATEITALIIGVFLHISTIILFESTENHKFNLQKFIAILLGVILTLFTL
- a CDS encoding sensor histidine kinase, with translation MKIIKLKKIIILQIILFLICSVSYSQNTKLDSAYFYFKKAKQFNFENKHFIAYNNYIKSLDIYKTLDLKDSVAKCNLELFELIKSQNNLKKDSKPYLDDYYDYALKKKDSFGLLKAVNRYAQYFWNADSVYLSKSYYLKALQLTNNKKLSKYKVSTYSNLAHLHTEKYPDTAKYYFDKTLNLKDLMNNRQLVGTYINYSAFLKNQKQYNQAFAYLKEAEAIELKQYQLKYNKIIYSDFANMYKLQGNYKKAYQYYEKYNIARDSLNNTAQNVAISDLDKKYKTAEKEKENLQLKQENIAIEQEKIKNQNFLIATILLLILVSIIATLIIKNSKRKRELAEQEKKLETQKNLTLLKEQEITTINAMVDGQEKERKQIAEDLHDNLGSILATLKLHFDNLKINREKKKINQDELFNKTEKLIDDAYLKVRSIAHAKNAGVIANKGLLVAVKMMAEKISSADKLKIEVIHFGLDKRVENNLELTVFRIIQELLTNIIKHAEAQNATINISLYDKNLNIIIEDDGKGFDIKKVNLQNGMGISSIKTRIEHLKGTFTVDATIGKGSAILLDIPIV
- a CDS encoding sensor histidine kinase, whose protein sequence is MKFLFFLFPLTLFCQTNLSVKKLNDSIELAIQYRDGEKAKKLIDMLSSKDLSSFEDRFLLNKNIFFYHFIQKEFDSCQQQILTINRYKQKLSERTKAKHNVNIAFLKSSQNKIDSSAIYFVKALNFYEKDSTEYLDKKTTIYSGLYSLYRRIGNKEKELIYLKLYVKESKKNKSKRSIAYSLNSLAVFYDNNNEPKKALKNFREALTYIESEIGAQAIYQNIGSIYLNHYNNIDSAYYYNKKAINQNTSKRTLAHIHYDLSIIAKRKNDLLLENNELQKALKNIKLDPFQELEVKIYKDLSENTKKLKNYKESLLYLEKYDSLNNVIKNQSLIEKVEDIEIKYQTEKKERENLQLKVDKEKNKSYLIVSVLSLVLISIIGTLTLQNSKRKRKVLEQQKELEKQKNLTLIKEQEITTINAMVDGQEKERKQIAEDLHDNLGSVLATLKLHFDNLKINREKKKINQDELFNKTEKLIDDAYLKVRSIAHAKNAGVIANKGLLVAVKMMAEKISSADSIKIEVVDFNLVKRLENNLEITVFRIIQELMTNIIKHANAKNVTINISLFDKNLNIIVEDDGVGFDINTVELNDGMGIHSIKTRIQYLKGTFTIDTTLGKGSSIIMDIPIL
- a CDS encoding response regulator, which translates into the protein MITIIMAEDHQMLIDGVKSFYEYDEEISIIDTANNGDELVKLVTLKQPKLVITDIRMPVMDGIQATKAIKKKFPHIYILAMTMFDQPDAIKQMIDAGATGYILKNSGIKMLSKAIFAVTKGETFFDPNVAFNFMNDYIDDNVTVGESQNIILSNREKEILQLIADGKTSKEISENLFIAKTTVDTHRKNMIRKLNLANGNELIKHAIETKYKF
- a CDS encoding RecQ family ATP-dependent DNA helicase — translated: MDLHGPLKKFFGFNKFKGLQEEVIKSIVSNHNTFVIMPTGGGKSLCYQLPALMAEGTAIVVSPLIALMKNQVDAIRGISEQHGVAHVLNSSLNKTDIARVKADIASGITKMLYVAPESLIKEEYVAFLRTQKISFVAIDEAHCISEWGHDFRPEYRNLKHIISAIDKVPVICLTATATEKVQEDILKTLGITDANRFKASFNRANLFYEVRPKTKEVEKDIIRFVKQREGKSGIIYCLSRKKVEEVAQVLQVNGLKAVPYHAGLDAKTRVKHQDMFLMEDCDVVVATIAFGMGIDKPDVRFVIHHDIPKSLESYYQETGRAGRDDGEGYCLAFYAYKDIEKLEKFMASKPIAEQEIGHALLQEVVGYAETSMNRRKYLLHYFGEDFDEINGAGADMDDNSRNPKKKHEAKDDVVILLKVVKETLQKYKSKEIVNTIIGKENALLTSHKTHLQSYFGIGKDKPASYWMALIRQVLVVHFIKKEIEQYGVVKLTEEGDYYIQNPTSFMMTEDHSYSAENDNVIITNAKSLGGIADENLVLLLKSLRKKVAIKQGVPPFAVFQDPSLQDMALKYPITLPELATVHGVGEGKARKFGKDFVKLISDYVDENDILRPDDLIVKSTGLNSGLKLFVIQNTDKKLPLEDISKSKGLEMNELIKEMEVIIFSGTKLNINYALDELLDEEQQEEIYEYFMEAETDDIEEALNEFDGDYDEEELRLMRIKFFNEVGN
- a CDS encoding KpsF/GutQ family sugar-phosphate isomerase; its protein translation is MKNQSSIITNAKKTILAESKAIANLANLINVDFENAIKYIYNFKGRVIVTGIGKSANIATKIVATFNSTGTPAVFMHAADAIHGDLGNVLEDDIVICISKSGNTPEIKVLVPLIKNYGNKIIAITGNIDSFLGKNADFTLNTFVEKEACPNNLAPTTSTTAQLVMGDALAVCLLELKGFTSKDFAKYHPGGALGKRLYLRVSDLIENNELPQVTENDSIAKVIIEISEKRLGVTAVIKDHKVIGIITDGDIRRMLSKTTKIDDFVAKDIMGKNPKTIHKDAMAIEALDALENNSITQILAVDDDNNYAGVVHLHDLIKEGIF